GAGATAGCGCGCCGCAAGCGATGTGATCGACATGGTAGCAGGCACCATCATGATGGAACCGAACGATATATTAGGAAGCAGTACTACATCGACGGCAAGCGTATGCATGGCCACGGCCGAAGAAAAGAACTCTATCGCGAGCATTTTCCCGAACGGCATGGGGTAGCGGAGCGTGGATACTATCGAGGTCAGCACGCCGGCACTCACACCGGCAAGCCCTATCCCCGCGACGAGTGACGGGTCGGCCCAGTAGTCCACCGCTGAAAGAACGGCCTCAAATGATATGACATGCGCCAGGATGTTACCCGTGTAGAAAAGGAAGAGCCCGCTGTCATCGCGGAGCGAATAGAGCAGACGGCGTTCCTCTATATCGCGCCGTATGCGCTTCGCCTGCTCCGCTTCATGCGGCGTGTTCGGCGCCGCAAGGACACCCCCCGCAAAGCGATATGCGTTGGTATTATCATGTGCGGCGTACGCCTCGAGCATTTCCGTGTAGTTCGTACCTGCGTACGCGAGAGCAGCGGCAAGCACCATGAGCGTGATCATTCGTTCCATCGGGAACCTCCTTGTCAGCGGTCTTTCCCCGCGACAAGGATATTCTAACAGCGGACGCCCCGAGTGTCTTGTTATAGATATAACATTTCGTCAGAACACGAGATTGAGCATTTTTACGCGTGAATTCACGCCTGTTTTCTGATAGACCGCGGATATCTGGTTGAGCACTACCTGATGCCCCTTGCCCTGCACATCGGCTATTTCCTTAGCGTTGTACCCTTCCGCAAGGAGGGTGATTATCTGATACTCCGTCCGTGTTATCCCATACCGCTCTTTCAGCGCGCCTTCATCGATGGTCTTTTTCTCCCGTACACGCACCCCGAAGAGCCGGTAATCATGGAGAAGGTACGGTATGCTGAAGCGGATGTTCAGGATGTTCCAGAAGCAGTAGTACAGCGCACAGGCAAGCGAGAACAGCGCATTATCCGTGACGAGAAAGAAGACCGCGGGCGGGAACATGACAATGACCCATACCGTCGCGGCGGTTATCCCCTTTCGTATGGACTTGAGGAATATCTTCCCCCGGTTCATGAATGTGAACACATTTATAGCGAGCAGCGCACAGATGAACATCGCGTTCATGAATGATTTGCCGCGCGGGATCAGCGGTTCGGAGAGCATGTTCCCCGCGACCTGCAGCGCCATATAGACGAAAGATGCGCCGATAAGCAATGCGATATGCTGCGGCCGTATCGCCCGCCGGATAAGTATGAACGCGGCAATGACAAGAAGGGCGAGTGCCGACGGGGTAGCGGCGGCTATCACCGCCTCATAGACAAGGACAGCGGCCGGTGAGAATGCGGCGCCGGCGGCGCGGGCGTAGGCGAATGAACCGTCGAGGAGCATGAGTACCGAGAATGCGATATTCGCCAGGAGATACATCCGCAGGAACGATATCCGATATTTTCTCATAAGGAGCGAAAGCACGACGATACCGCCGAAGCCGGCGAGCATCGAGAGAACATAAATAAAGAACACCACGTGTACCATGCCGGAAGTTTATCATGGAACGAGCCCCACGTCAAAATGACGGATCATTATAGTTATAATATTGCCAAAACCGCTCCCTGAAGATACTATCTGCGATATACGCGATCATATCGCACGGCAACAAGGAGAACATCGATGAGAACACCCACCGCAGCGACACCGCTTCTTCGCGTCCTCCGTATTGCCGCATGCACCGGCATAGCGATACTATCGCTGCGCTGCAGCACGTTCAAACAAGACCATACCGCCGTCAACGCCGTTCCGGCGGATACATCCTTCGCTGATGCGATACGCGGTCTCGATACTGCAATGACGGAAGCAATGTCCCGCTTTCAGCTCCGTGCGGCGGCGGTCGCAGTAGTGAATACCGACGGCGTTCTCTACGCCAAAACATGGGGGCAGCGTACCGTGAACGGCGGTGCCGTGGACGATAGAACGCATTTTCGCCTGGGCTCCATCTCAAAAACGCTCACCGCCATCGGTATCATGCGGCTTGTGGAGCAGAAAAAGCTCGCGCTCGATGATGCGATCACGGACCATCTCCCCGGAATGGTGCTCCGCGACACATCCGGAAAACCAGTGCGCATAACGGTTCGCGCGCTCTTAAGCCATCACGCGGGGGTAACGAGCGATCTCTATGACGGGCTCGTCGGGTGCAGTGAAACACGGAGCGAAAGCATGTCATCGATATCCCGGCGTCCGCTCTGTTTTCAGCCGGGCACGGCGATGAAATACTCGAATATCGGCTACATGATTCTCGGTCTTCTCATCGAACGCATAAGCGGACGTACGTTCGAGGATTATATGCGCGACGAAGTGCTCCGTCCGATCGGCATGGGGCGAGCGTCATATCGCTTCTCCGATGATATCGCATCGAACTCAGTAATGCCGTGGCTCGACGACGGAACGCCGATACCGCAGTACGCCATACGCGATGTCCCGGCGGGCAATTGCAGCGCCACACTTTCCGATCTCGCCGCGTACCTTTCATGGCTTGTCGCTGCCGGAGAAAGGCCCGGCCCGATTCGTGCATCATCGCTCTCTGAGACGATGCGCGAACAGTATCCTGATACTGCGGATCATGTCTATATCAACGCCCGCTTGGGAT
This sequence is a window from Spirochaetota bacterium. Protein-coding genes within it:
- a CDS encoding serine hydrolase domain-containing protein; this encodes MRTPTAATPLLRVLRIAACTGIAILSLRCSTFKQDHTAVNAVPADTSFADAIRGLDTAMTEAMSRFQLRAAAVAVVNTDGVLYAKTWGQRTVNGGAVDDRTHFRLGSISKTLTAIGIMRLVEQKKLALDDAITDHLPGMVLRDTSGKPVRITVRALLSHHAGVTSDLYDGLVGCSETRSESMSSISRRPLCFQPGTAMKYSNIGYMILGLLIERISGRTFEDYMRDEVLRPIGMGRASYRFSDDIASNSVMPWLDDGTPIPQYAIRDVPAGNCSATLSDLAAYLSWLVAAGERPGPIRASSLSETMREQYPDTADHVYINARLGLSWFLDYYRFPPDFDYGQVSHAGALNGFENEIVFNPEEGIGIVVLTAENSAELDKGEVAKMWVVGNTFGKFLTAQKKRNTLRAATKRERVRTHRPFNVVYRPPAEGMYALFGIAMNVRRTGMLHSVQLAGYELSLAAGSNGIFAPRYHFLCIPLDPAPFIGADGLTMGFTEEHGAEHLAVHWRFGTSTFMNMAERVKPYAIPDAWKKRIGEWQLIRGERIDNFMCVYLPRTKRFVCELRNGFLLIRPEPSRLEFILTPENDSRAVIAGTGERLLIEDGIADFMGLQFRLPGR